The Pseudarthrobacter sp. BIM B-2242 region CGTGGCTGGCCGAAGTGACGGTCAACAAGCCCAACGGCGAGCTCACCGTGCACTCGGATCCCGCGGACAAGCTGCCTGCCGTAACCGACCGGACGCCGGTGGCCGGCTCCCGCCAGCGTCTCCAGGAACTCGGTCCGGAAGGCTTTGCCAAGGCCCTGCGCGCTCAGACGGCTGTGGCCGTTACCGACACCACCTTCCGTGACGCCCACCAGTCGCTCCTGGCCACCCGCGTTCGTACCCGCGACCTCGTGGCGGCCGGCCCCGCAGTCACCGCGCTGCTGCCGGAACTCCTGTCGGTCGAAGCCTGGGGCGGCGCCACCTATGACGTGGCCCTGCGCTTCCTTGGCGAAGACCCGTGGGACCGCCTTGCGGCCCTCCGCAAGGCACTCCCGAATGTGTGCCTGCAGATGCTGCTCCGCGGCCGGAATACGGTTGGCTACACGCCATACCCTGAAGAGGTCACTGAGGCCTTTGTTAACGAGGCCGCAGCCACAGGCATCGACATCTTCCGCATCTTTGACGCCCTCAACGACGTAAACCAGATGGCTCCGGCCATCCGCGCGGTGCGGGCCACCGGAACGGCCGTGGCGGAAGTTGCCCTCTGCTACACGGGCGACATGCTGAACCCGGACGAGAACCTCTACACGCTGGACTACTACCTGGAACTGGCGCAGCGGATCGTGGACGCCGGCGCCCACATCCTGGCCATCAAGGACATGGCCGGGCTCCTCCGTCCGGCGGCGGCCGCCAAGCTGGTTGCCGCGTTGCGCGAACGCTTTGACCTCCCGGTCCACCTGCACACCCATGACACTGCAGGCGGCCAGCTGGCCACCCTGCTGGCGGCAGTAGACGTCGGTGTGGACGCTGTTGACGTCGCATCGGCGTCGCTGGCCGGCACCACAAGCCAGGTCTCGGCGTCCGCCCTCGTGGCGGCCCTGGCCCACACCCCGCGCGACACCGGCCTGGACCTGGACGCAGTCAGTTCACTGGAGCCGTACTGGGAGGCCGTGCGCCGCGTCTATGCGCCGTTCGAATCGGGCCTGCCGGGCCCCACCGGCCGGGTCTACAAGCACGAGATCCCGGGCGGCCAGCTGTCCAACCTGCGCCAGCAGGCCATGGCGCTGGGGCTGGGGGAGCGCTTCGAAGCCATCGAGGACATGTACACCGCGGCGGACCGTATCCTGGGCCGCCTGGTCAAGGTCACGCCGTCCTCGAAGGTGGTGGGCGATCTCGCCCTGCACCTCGTGGGCCTGAACGCCGATCCCGCAGATTTCAACGAGAACCCGCAGAACTACGACATCCCCGACTCCGTCATCGGGTTCCTGTCGGGCGAGCTCGGTGACCCGCCCGGAGGCTGGCCGGAACCGTTCCGCACCAAGGCACTCCAGGGCCGCAGCATCAAGGTCCGCGACGTTGAACTCAGCCCCGAGGACAGCGCCGCGCTCAAGGGCGATTCCAAGACCCGGCAGGGCACCCTCAACCGGCTGCTCTTCGACGGTCCCACCAAGGACTACCTCAAGAGCGTGGAAACCTACGGCAACATCTCGGTCCTGGACACCCGTGATTACCTTTACGGTCTGCAGCGTGGCGCCGAGCACGAGATCCAGCTCGAAAAGGGTGTCCGGCTGATCGCGTCGCTGGAAGCCGTCTCGGAGCCGGACGAAAAGGGCATGCGCACCGTTATGTGTACCTTGAACGGGCAGTCCCGGCCCGTCGTCGTCCGTGACCGTTCCGTGGTGAGCAACGTCAAGGCTGCCGAGAAGGCGGACCCGGCCCAGCCGGGCCACGTTGCTGCCCCGTTCGCCGGTGCTGTCACCGTGACCGTCAAGACCGGAGACACCGTCAATGCGGGTGACACCGTGGCCACCATCGAAGCGATGAAGATGGAAGCATCGATCACCACGCCGGTGGCAGGGAAGGTCTCCCGCCTGGCCATCTCAGCGGTGGAGCAGGTCCAGGGCGGGGACCTCCTCCTCGTGGTGGACCAGGGCTGAGAAGCCCGGGCTTAACAGGAAATGCCCCCCTCCCGGCTTCCGCCGGGAGGGGGGCATTTCCTTTGCCTGGTGTCCGTCTTCCGTCAGCTGCGCGGAGCGCCGTACATTTCTTCGATGACTGTCTCGAAGTCCTTCATCACCTGGGCGCGCTTTACCTTCATGGACGGCGTCAGGTGGCCTGACGCTTCGGTGAAGTCGGACGCGACGATACGGAAGGACTTGATGGCTTCAGCCTGGGACACCGAGGCGTTGGCCTGCGTGATGAGGTCCTGCACTGCCGCCTTGACCACCGGATTCTCCACCGCCTCCTCCAACGTGGTGGTGTTCGGCAGGCCGTGGCGCTGCAGCCACCCGGGGAGTGCCTCCTGGTCCAGCGTGACCAGGGCGCCGATGAACGGCCGGTTATCGCCCACCACCAGGACCTGGGAAACCAGCGCGTCGGCACGGATCTGGTCCTCAAGCAGGGCCGGAACCACGTTCTTGCCGCTGGCGGTGACGATGATTTCCTTCTTGCGTCCGGTGATCCAGAGGAAGCCGCTGTCATCAAGTTTTCCGATGTCGCCCGTGCGGAACCAGCCATCGTCAAACGTGTCGGCCATCAGGTCTTCGCGCTTGTAGTAGCCGCGCATGACGCAGACACCTTTGGCGAGGATCTCGCCGTCGTCGGCGATCTTCACGGAGTTGCCCGGCAGGGGTTTGCCCACCGAGCCGATCTTGATCAGGGCCGGGGTGTTCACGGAAATCGGGGCGGTGGTTTCTGTCAGGCCGTAGCCCTCCAGGATCTGCAGGCCGATGCCCTGGAAAAAGTGGCCGAGCCGTTCGCCGAGGGGACCGCCGCCGGACACTGCATGGGCCACGTTTCCTCCCATGGCTGCGCGCAGCTTGCCGTAGACCAGCTTGTCGAACAGGGTGTGCTTGAGTTTCAGGCCCAGGCCGATATGCCCGGCCTGGCGTGCCTTGGAGAACGCGATGGCGGTCTCGGTCGCCTTGTGGAAAATTGCGCCCTTGCCGCCATCCTCCGCCTTGGTCAGCGCAGAGTTGTAGACCTTCTCGAACACGCGGGGCACGGCGAGGATGAACGTGGGCTGGTAGCTCTGCAGGTCAGCCAGCAGGTTCTTGATGTCCGGTGTATGCGCCACGGTTGCGCCGGCGGCGACGGCCAGGACGGAGATGAAGCGCGCAAACACGTGGGCGAGCGGCAGGAACATAATGGTTTTGGCCTGCTCATTGACGACGTCGCCGAGGATTGCCAGTGCGTTGTCCGACAGCTCTACAAAGTTGCCGTGGGTCAGCTCGCAGCCCTTGGGCCGGCCGGTGGTTCCGGACGTGTAGATGATGGTGGCGACGTCACTCAGCCCGGCGGAGGCCCGGCGTGCTTCGAGGTCGGCATCGCTGACCTCCCGCCCGGCTTCGCGCACCGCGTCGAGCCCGGCGCCTTCGAGCTGCCAGACGTGCTGCAGGGCAGTGAGTCCCTCGGAGGTGGCGGCCTGCCTGATGATGTCCTCATGGTGGGCGGATTCGCCGAAGGCCGCGACCGCGCCGGAGTCGCCGAGGTTCCAGGCAACCTGGGACGGTGATGAGGTCTCATAGATGGGTACCGAAACGGCCCCGGCGAACCAGACTGCGAAATCGATGAGAGCCCATTCGTAGCGTGTGCGGGACA contains the following coding sequences:
- a CDS encoding pyruvate carboxylase; this translates as MFSKILVANRGEIAIRAFRASYELGAKTVAVFPNEDRNSIHRQKADEAYLIGEEGHPVRAYLDVAEVVRVAKESGADAIYPGYGFLSENPDLARAAQEAGITFVGPPAEVLELAGNKVAALKAARDAGVPVLKSSEPSKDLDELIAAADEIGFPIFAKAVAGGGGRGMRRVDTREALPEALQAAMREADAAFGDPTMFLEQAVLRPRHIEVQILADAEGNVMHLFERDCSIQRRHQKVIEIAPAPNLDEGIRQALYRDAVKFAKALNYVNAGTVEFLVDTVGERAGQHVFIEMNPRIQVEHTVTEEVTDVDLVQAQLRIASGETLADLGLSQETVQLKGAALQCRITTEDPANGFRPDVGKITGYRSAGGAGVRLDGGTVYSGAEISPHFDSMLVKLSCRGRDYPAAVARARRALAEFRIRGVSTNISFLQAVLDDADFIAGNVATNFIDERPQLLKARVSADRGTKLLTWLAEVTVNKPNGELTVHSDPADKLPAVTDRTPVAGSRQRLQELGPEGFAKALRAQTAVAVTDTTFRDAHQSLLATRVRTRDLVAAGPAVTALLPELLSVEAWGGATYDVALRFLGEDPWDRLAALRKALPNVCLQMLLRGRNTVGYTPYPEEVTEAFVNEAAATGIDIFRIFDALNDVNQMAPAIRAVRATGTAVAEVALCYTGDMLNPDENLYTLDYYLELAQRIVDAGAHILAIKDMAGLLRPAAAAKLVAALRERFDLPVHLHTHDTAGGQLATLLAAVDVGVDAVDVASASLAGTTSQVSASALVAALAHTPRDTGLDLDAVSSLEPYWEAVRRVYAPFESGLPGPTGRVYKHEIPGGQLSNLRQQAMALGLGERFEAIEDMYTAADRILGRLVKVTPSSKVVGDLALHLVGLNADPADFNENPQNYDIPDSVIGFLSGELGDPPGGWPEPFRTKALQGRSIKVRDVELSPEDSAALKGDSKTRQGTLNRLLFDGPTKDYLKSVETYGNISVLDTRDYLYGLQRGAEHEIQLEKGVRLIASLEAVSEPDEKGMRTVMCTLNGQSRPVVVRDRSVVSNVKAAEKADPAQPGHVAAPFAGAVTVTVKTGDTVNAGDTVATIEAMKMEASITTPVAGKVSRLAISAVEQVQGGDLLLVVDQG
- a CDS encoding long-chain fatty acid--CoA ligase, which produces MREFSVPPLVVVPPETNITDLVLRQAAKPSNPALFSRLNSAGAWQDISAKDFLADVSALAKGLIASGVGAGDRVGIMSRTRYEWALIDFAVWFAGAVSVPIYETSSPSQVAWNLGDSGAVAAFGESAHHEDIIRQAATSEGLTALQHVWQLEGAGLDAVREAGREVSDADLEARRASAGLSDVATIIYTSGTTGRPKGCELTHGNFVELSDNALAILGDVVNEQAKTIMFLPLAHVFARFISVLAVAAGATVAHTPDIKNLLADLQSYQPTFILAVPRVFEKVYNSALTKAEDGGKGAIFHKATETAIAFSKARQAGHIGLGLKLKHTLFDKLVYGKLRAAMGGNVAHAVSGGGPLGERLGHFFQGIGLQILEGYGLTETTAPISVNTPALIKIGSVGKPLPGNSVKIADDGEILAKGVCVMRGYYKREDLMADTFDDGWFRTGDIGKLDDSGFLWITGRKKEIIVTASGKNVVPALLEDQIRADALVSQVLVVGDNRPFIGALVTLDQEALPGWLQRHGLPNTTTLEEAVENPVVKAAVQDLITQANASVSQAEAIKSFRIVASDFTEASGHLTPSMKVKRAQVMKDFETVIEEMYGAPRS